Proteins encoded in a region of the Acidimicrobiales bacterium genome:
- a CDS encoding 2-oxoacid:acceptor oxidoreductase family protein, with protein MQVEVLLTGIGGQGIQLSAKTLALAAVAEGRQAMMCGQYAGAMRGGQTDATVVVADGPVRALPILPSAWSAFVMSAEYWEPTRARIRPGGMAVANGSMMGPELPHDGIELFLVPAGRIATELSAPMSASYVLLGAYAAVTGLVGVGALVEAMKQMVPPYRTQHIAANEAALRAGAEAGPEGAAPAWVAAASAAASGGGAR; from the coding sequence ATGCAGGTCGAGGTGCTGCTCACCGGCATCGGCGGGCAGGGCATCCAGCTGTCGGCCAAGACGCTGGCCCTCGCCGCCGTGGCGGAGGGCCGCCAGGCCATGATGTGCGGCCAGTACGCCGGGGCCATGCGCGGGGGCCAGACCGACGCCACCGTGGTCGTGGCCGACGGCCCGGTGCGGGCTCTCCCGATCCTGCCGTCGGCGTGGTCGGCGTTCGTGATGTCCGCCGAGTACTGGGAGCCCACCCGGGCGCGCATCCGGCCCGGGGGGATGGCCGTAGCCAACGGGTCCATGATGGGCCCGGAGCTTCCTCACGACGGGATCGAGCTGTTCCTGGTCCCGGCCGGGAGGATCGCCACCGAGCTGTCGGCCCCGATGAGCGCGTCGTACGTGCTGCTCGGCGCCTACGCCGCCGTCACCGGCCTGGTCGGCGTCGGCGCCCTGGTCGAGGCCATGAAGCAGATGGTCCCGCCCTACCGGACCCAGCACATCGCCGCCAACGAGGCCGCCCTCCGGGCCGGGGCCGAAGCGGGTCCGGAGGGAGCGGCGCCGGCGTGGGTGGCGGCGGCGTCGGCGGCAGCTTCGGGAGGCGGCGCCCGATGA
- a CDS encoding 4Fe-4S dicluster domain-containing protein, translating into MSAVLTRGTVVIEVERCKGCELCIPACRPGVLSMSEEANAHGFRFPLLSPGCTACRACREVCPDFVFEVYRFEEPQLLETEPGGG; encoded by the coding sequence ATGAGCGCCGTGCTCACCCGTGGGACCGTGGTGATCGAGGTCGAGCGCTGCAAGGGCTGCGAGCTGTGCATCCCCGCCTGCCGCCCCGGCGTGCTCTCGATGTCGGAGGAGGCCAACGCCCACGGCTTCCGCTTCCCGCTCCTGAGCCCGGGCTGCACCGCCTGCCGGGCGTGCCGGGAGGTCTGCCCCGACTTCGTGTTCGAGGTGTACCGCTTCGAGGAGCCCCAGCTGCTCGAGACGGAACCGGGTGGCGGCTGA